The Lolium perenne isolate Kyuss_39 chromosome 6, Kyuss_2.0, whole genome shotgun sequence genome segment tatatttattttttctattgttGTGTTTCCATAGTCCTAGACAATAAAAAGGCCCTTGtacaaagttttttttttttttgaacaacgcCCTTGTACAACAAAGTTGAAAGGGTCGAAGCGGCTTAGGCACGGAATTATCTTTTCCCCTTGTTTATGATCCGAAAAACTCTGGTATTTCCCGTCCTCCTCCCCCTCTCCTCTCCGTCCTCGGAATCTTACTCCCGTTCCAACTCCACCGCAATCCGCGGGCACCTCAAAAGCCGGAACAGCGCCTCGGCCTCGAGCTCACCCAGTTCACCGCGATTTGAAGCCCCATGGCGGGAGCACCCCCGATCGACCCTCCGCGGCCCGCCCGCGGCGACGCCGCCACTTGCGGGTCTCCCGTCAGGTgggacgaagacgacgacggcgacggcatGGTCGCCTTGGCGGTGAGCTCCCCCTCTCTCCTGCCCTGCTGCCGTCTCTGTGAAGTCTGGTTTGCGTGCACGCTTTTCTTAGTCGAGTTGGTTTTTGATGAGAAGCTTGTAGATTGGACGAGCGATAGCGTAATTTAGGGGCTCCGTTGCTGCTATAAGCTTTCTATCAGAGCATTGAAATCTCTAACGGGTGATCAGGGTTAACTGAGTAGCggaaagatttttttttttagtGTACAGCTTGTTCCTCTGGGGATTGTGTTGCTTTGATAGTTATTTCTCACATGTAGTTGTAGAATTGGATGGATGGGTGGATTAATTACAGAGTATATCATGCGAATTTCAGTTTCTGATATTGTTTTCTTTCCTAACGTAGGGACTCGGCCTATTTGACCAAGAGGCAGACGATCCTCCTGCCAACACTGGCACAATCATCGACCCTGATACTGTCACCGCTAACGACTGCAGCACTGATACGACTGAAGGTTCTGCTAAGAAGGAATCAGGGCAGTATTTCTACTATGGCGCACCAGTCCATGAACACACCGGCATCTGGGTGCCTGTTTCTGTTCCACCGATGACAGAGCATGACCACGAGGAGTGGCGCAGGGGCCTTGGCTGTAATGGCGGCTACTTCCCAGAAGAGGTGTTCCAGTGGGAGCTAGACGAGGAAACCAAGGAGATGACAATGTGGGATGTATTTTCCGAGATGGTCGTTGCAGCAAAAGACAAAGCAATCTCTGTCGCGACCTGTGATCTTGGGAGATGTGGGATGTCCATGGTGTCCAACTTGTTCCTCCAAGAAGCCTGGAAGGATATGGCGCAAACGCTTGCGGATGCCAACGCTGATATCGCAAATGAGCTCCTCGAGACGGAATTGACAAAGTGGCTGCCTGACAGCGCATCGAGTACCTGCATGCTGTGCGGCGTGCGCTTTCATCCGATAATGTGCTCTCGCCACCACTGCCGTTTTTGTGGTGGAATATTTTGCAATGGCTGTTCAAAGGGTAGAAGCTTGATGCCTCCCAAATTTAAGACTTCGGAACCCCAAAGGGTTTGCGATGTTTGCGGGGTACGCATAGAGAGCATCCAACCTTACTTGATGAATCAGATCAGTCGTGCTTCACAGCTTCCAACTCATGACGTGACGGATTTGAGTACATTGAGGTCATGGCTGAACTTCCCTTGGACACACACAATGGAACACGAGATATACAAGGCTGCAAATTCTTTACGCAGCTACAGCAAGGTATAACTTTTTCTGTGTGATCAAAATTGTTAATGTTCTCTAAACTGTTTTATAATTGTGATGCAATACATTTCTATATGTTTCTCTCTGTGGCTCTTCGAGAAATAATATATGAGGTTGATGAAAAGTTTAATGTTGTATTGTTCTAAAGCTGCAAGTCTGCAGTAAGTCTTGGGATAGTTTGTGCAATTGCGAGGTTGATGAATGATTAAACTAATCTAGTGAGTGTGGATGAAGAATGATTGGGATCATGTTGCTGTTTTGTTTTTGCACTTAGCTTTAGTAAAATAAGAATCTTATTAATTAAGTACATCTTTGTGATTCTAATTTAGAAAGGATGCATAGTTCCTAGCTGTCCGCATTTGTCAGTAAATGCGAAGTTGATTTGAACTCTATGGTACACTGGTTAGTCTTCACGCTTGTGGAAAAAATTGTATTTTAAGGAACAATATTAAATGCTGCTGCGAAATTCAAGCGACACCAGTGTTTATTGTTTTCATATTTCAAATGTACCAATTGTGAAATACTGGATTTCCAGGTCATTCTCATTGCTCAAAGTGATAATTATTCCATTAGTCTTAGGAATCCTACTGATATCATCAAATTACTCTTTCATCTATTGTTCAGGTGGGAAGACTTAAATCAGAGAAGGCTATCCCTGATACAATTCTTAAACAAGCAAAAGGCCTTGCTATAATTACTGTAGTAAAGGTCGGGATGATGGTCACATACAAGGTTGGTACTGGGCTGGTCGTTGCTCGAAGAGCCGACGGTTCCTGGTCACCTCCTTCAGCAATCTCCACTTGTGGTATCGGATATGGAGCTCAGGTGACATCATCTATTCAAGCATTTTTTTCTAAATCAAAGAAATTATGCCTTAGCGGTCAAATGCACATTCTAACAGATCTGGTATTTTCTTACGTTGCCAAACAGGCTGGCGGTGAGTTAGCAGACTTCATTATCGTGCTGAGGAACACAGATGCCATCAGAACATTCAGTGGAAAGGCACATCTGTCAGTAGGTGCTGGTGTTGGTGCTTCTGCTTGTCATGTCGGGCGTGTAGCTGAGGCTGATTTTCGTGCTGGCGATGGTGGTTATGCTGCATGCTATACATACAGTTGTAGCAAAGGTGTGTTTCTCATTAACATTACCAGCTGCGCATGACTTTGGCGTCTTGTTTCATATGTTCTTCTGCATTTAACCCAACACACAAAAACATGTtttaagtactatgattatgtggGTATATGTTAACAGAATAACTTAATAATTCGGTTGAGCCTATGGGGAACTAATATGAATGTAAATTCATATTTTCCATGACAGACATCACTGCCATATATATAATACTCATGTAAACTTGGAGGTGCTTATGATCAGATGCAATGATATGATTGTGTTTGTTGAATAACTAATTTTCCTATTATACCGACATGAGCTAATTGGTATATTTCAGTTTGGTGTTAAATGGGCACTATTGAGTTAATTGCTAATTGCATGTGGTTAGCTCATTTCGGTAGTAACTAAATTATATTTATTTACCTCTCGTCGCAGGTGCTTTTGTGGGATGTGCGCTCAACGGTAGCGTTGTATCCACTCGAGACACTGAAAACGCTCGATTTTACGGTGGTCTCATCAAGGCACCTGATATCCTTCTGGGATCCATGGACAGGCCGCCTGCAGCCGCCGCGCTCTACAAAGCACTGTCTGAATTGTTTGACAGGATTGGAAAGTGATCACTCTTGCCCTAGGTCTCCACCACTTGTTGCTCCTGGTAAATATGCCCCGTCCTCTCTGTATATATATAGCTGATTGGATTCTGGCTCGGCACTCTTCAATTATTGGTTGGTAGGAATTAAGCAATTGTGCAGTCTACcattcatctattgtgacaaaagGTTTCGTCGTCATCGTGTTACCACGAAACGCCTTGTAAATACTTGTACATTGGATCCAAACTCGCCCTAAGAATCATGCAATACAAGAAAAAGTTCTCCATTTACCTTGAATCCTTGACCTACATTCCTTTTGTTCAGTGTCTGGCTGACTAGCTGTCAGCTCGTTCTTTTGTGTAATCTCTGAAGATGTGGAATTTACAGGCGGGCTGTTGATTCATTTCCTATATATTCACTCATGTGTACTTTGTCATTCCTGAATAGCTCCCTTCAAAAGGATTGCTGCTTGCTCGGTGAATGTCTTGCTAGAAGATAGAATTTCTTAGAACTGAGGTTTGTATCTTTTAGTTGTTTTAATAACTTATAAAAAAAATTACTTGTTCAATCTCTAATGAATCCACATATCCTCTTGTTCCGATATAAATAGTGGCTATCTGTTCTTCCATGGGGAGAGGGTTTGTCTGAGATTGTTTAGAGGAAGAACCGGTAATAAACACAAAACCTGGTTCTatatttgtttgaataaaatgtttCGTCAATTGCATGCATCTAATAAAAAAATCgaattcatctttttctatatttcCATTCATCTCCACTATACCCCTCATCTTCTAATTTATTCCATTCGATCAAGGAATTCACCATAATAATTCACAAATCTAAATCTGCTAATTCTTCTCAAATAGCACCTTGCAATTTCAGACTCTAAATAGAAGAATAAAAAATTAAATTAAGTCAATCGAAAAAGAAAAGGAGGCTCATGACAAAGGGGAAAGATGTTAGACTCGAAGTTATTTTAGAATGCACCAATTATGTTTGAAAAGGTGGCAAATAAGGAATCGACGGAGATTTCTAGATATCTTGACATGGCTCATGTGATGGGTGATTATGTTTGGATATAATGTCATCCAATGAATCTCTGCTCCGTAATATCAGAACATGAACTTTGGTGATGTTGAAATGATATGTTTTCAGAAAATAAAGGATCAAGCAAAAAAAATTGTAGGCAATTACTTTTTCTTGGAATGGTTAATCTTTTCGTTCTAAAAAGAGGCTTTTGCAGCAGACACATAAGGCtttgtttggtactagtgttttAGTGGGGATTGGTGGGATAAacctctagagtattgggtgaatcacTTTTGTCACCTAATCCCCATAAAATCCCaaccccaatccactaggtaggggtagagtattggggattgaaaaaaatACACTAAAATTTGCGAAaaagtggggataagtggggattaaactcactcatactctagcaccaaacatgtatTAGGGATAAGTAGAGATTTAAAGTTTGGAGCAAATTATCCCCGCTAAtcccactaaaactctagtaccaaacaagccctaaGGGGAAATAGAGTGCGCAGGGGAGGGGAGTGGGTACCCACGACTGCTAGCTGCCGGTGCTCAGCCAAGGCAGGTGATCCAAGAGCGCAGCTGAGACAGCATCTTTACTGTGTTCCCTAAAGTAATTTGGAACGcgctagatatttgacttttagcCCCGCGTACTAAAGGCCGATTCAATCTGGGATGTCGATAAACTGTCCGACGGCCCCCGCCCGTCCTTGTTATGCATGAGTCGTTGTAGGGGCGTTGGATGCAACGTGAAGAGGTGGGGCGAGTGGCCAGCCCGTCGCGTCAGTGACTCAAACGCAAGTCGGCAGCTTTTCCTTAATGGAGCGACGATTTCCAAGGTGGAGGAAGGTAAGACATCCCATCTTCTTCGCACGTCGGCGTTAATGTCGTTCCCGCCCTTTCGCCCACCGCTTCCCGCCTTTTTGCCGCCGCTTCCATTGCCACTCTCGCCTATAAAACAAGCCTTTCAACGCGATCACCACCACTGTCGCCGCCGTAGCACATTCTCTTCTCTCCACGTACACGAAAATGCCATGCCGCCACGCTACAACCTACACCATGCTGGGCCGCAACGGACGACACCTCAAACCCCATCCTAGCATCAACCTCCACCGGCGGGAGAACCTGCGTATCGAGTTTGAGCTCAAGGGGGGAGGGGGTGGAGGAGTTCGCACACTCGATGCGCAGTTCGTGGCTGACGCGAAGTACGAGGTAGCGGGCAAGCCAACCGCCAGGAAAGTACAACGACAAGGCTAGGCCATCGCGTGCTCGAACGACGACGATTAGGCTAGCTTTTGTTTAACTTTAGTCGCTTTTCATTCCATTTTGTAAAATATAACAAAATTTGAATGAAAAATATGATTTTCGTCGAGACTTTTTACGCACTGATTGAGAAACACGGTTTGAAACAAACATTCGCAAACATGGCTTCTCAAATAATCGATCTGAAGCTTCTTCTAGATGACGTTTGGAGGCTGCGACTGGATGTACCTTGATAGAGGGATTCGAGCCATCTGCCGATTGGCATCCTGACGGCACATATTATTTGCATCATGGACCTTTGTCGTAAGTACGAGGATCAGTACATTCAGCTCTACTAACAAACATctcgggattaggtattcgggggcaagtgacactagagctaACATGATTAGTGAAGCGTGACGCCTGCGCAGCATGTCTGCCATGCCCGCACATACCTGAACTGCAGATGTAAGGAATCTCTGTCTGTCGTAGCAAAATGTGCTCTTACACATTCCTCGTATCCAGCCCAGCTCAGAAAAAATACAGTAGTGTGCCAGTGTTCAATCAGTGTCTGTCTGATGTGTATTTCGGTGACTGTGCCCTTCAAGTGACTTTTTACTCTGTAGTGAAAAAAATTGACTTATCACTCCTACTCAGTTCTACACAAGAAAATCCACAACACAGTTATACAACGTGTCTAAGGAACAGACTATGAGACTAACAGTTAACACTAACAGGTGATAAAAACTGAAGAGGAGATTGctattttttttttagaaaaaaacaGAGACTGTTCTGAAAAGGAACCTAGTACTTCTAACATGGATGTAAAAAGAACCACATGAGCAGGAACAATGAAGAAAAGCAAACGGATGTAAAGCAAATCACAGGCACAGGAAACACAACAAACATATTAATCGACATGTATATCTGATTATATAATAATAAATATAATTTGACTGTCTGATGATCACGATTGAGGAACACAACGGGGTTCCCTTCCCTCAGGCCTAAGGCCATGTTTTATAGTATCGATATCTTATATAGAAAATAAATAAAGAGAGAAAATTGTAAAAAAGGCTAAAGTTTGACGACGATATAGTTGGTGATAAACCGAAGTAACTGAAGTTCAGACGACGGACGGATATAGTCTGCCACGGCAAAATCTGAGGAAATGAAATTCCTGGTGATGGCTTCCATCTCTTTCTTTCTCTCCTTCCTCTGACGATCGGACTCAGGCGTTGTCTgccgcgccggcggcggcgccgcgGGACTTCTTGCGGCCGAGGGTGAGCCTTAGCTCCAGCTCGTCCTCGTCGGGCTCCTCTTCGATGTGTTCCCCATGCCACGCGTTCAGCAGCCCCTCGTCGCTCCCGAACTCGAAGGCGCCTTCCGCCGCGCTGTAGCCCATCGGGCCGTCGCCCTCGGCCACGGGTGAGCACGCCCCGCTCAGCGCCGGGGTGTGCACCCTCGTAGATGGCGCGGTGGCGGTTCCGAAGGGGTTCGGAGGATGAGCAATGAGGTTGTAGGCCGGGGACGAAGGCCCCGTCGACGAGATGCTGAACCCGGAGAGCCAGTTCGGGTCAGGGGCGACCCTGGGGCTTGACGGCCTGGCGGAGTTAGGCATGGAGTAGTCGTACCGGCGTGGCGGCACGGCCTGGACCGGGTACACCCCCCAGCCGGTGCTGAGCTGGGGCAGGGGCATGCGCGGCGGCGAGCCGGACGGCGAGGTCACCGGCGCGCTCATGGAGCCGCCGTCGAAGTAGGAGTACTTGGAGGAGGACGCGAAGCTGGGGCCGGAGGAGAGGTTCTTGAGCCACGGGACGAGGGAGCCGCCATCCACGCCCCCAAAGtagccgccgctgccgctgccgccgccgccgcccagtgTGATGTGCGAGGAGCCGCTGGAGCGGAAGGACGCCCGCGGGCTCACCTGCTGCGATGAGCACGGGCTCGGGGTCGGCGGTCCGGTGCGCACTGCTAGAAGAGGCTTGCAACCCTGAAACAAATAAGTTTTGACAATATTACGTTACACATTGCTGAAACACAAATGCATAACTGCGGGGATATAACGTAATCAAATCCGAATAGATTGCAAAACTACAATGAACGAATACAGTGACAAGAGCCATGCAAAATCTAAATGAAATCCAGAGATTATGGCCAGACATGCATAAACGTGAGGAGGAAGATCAAGTTTTTTTAATCTCCATTTAATGCCTTCTAAAGTACAGCCATCACAATAATTGCCAGATGCTGGCAGTGACATACTACTTAAATAAAGGCAAATTCTAACACACTCTGCGTCATCAGCCTTGAAAATGCAAAAAAAATACTTGCTTTCCAAAGCTGATTGCATCCCAAACAAAGAAAGAAGAAGATGCTTGGTCATTTTGTATCGCAAAGCGGTTTTCTGAAATCGaaaccttctttgacagccttggCTTCCTTTGATGGAAATATTCGGTCATGGCCATATCTACCTGCCGATGACCATGCCACTAGCTTTTATATATCCCCATTATTTGCTCTTTACCTGTCCTTTTTCTCACATGTCCTAGCAGAGGAACTGCTTATTGCTAGAGCATGGCACCGCGAGATTGGGAGGACTACTGCCTAGGAAAGTCGAAGTATCTCTAGTGTAGACAAAAACAGGGCCAATGTGCATGGAAAGATGCAAACTTTGTCAAAAACACGAAGAGGACGTGTCCTGCCAAGTTTGTCTTGCCACCTTAATTCTAGCAGTGTGTGCAAAAAAAAATTTACAGAAGCCACACATCTCTATCTTACAAAAGTAAGGAATACGACAACACAAACTGAACTGAGCTAGCAGTTCGTTATCATCTACTCCGTATAATAAGACCCACTATTAATAATGTACATTAATTCCCCTAAAATGGGGAGATAACCAAGAAATGGTGATAAATCAGGATGACGTTTGGACAGCAAATAGATCCTATGCATGCATAACAAAGATGCCAACCAAGAAacaaaaaaaggaaagaaagCGACGAGCTTTAGTGGTAGCACATTGCATCCTTGGTTGCCTAAAAAGGCACGCGAAAAAGAAACTGAAATCAAGAAGGATAACGGAAGAAGTCCCTCTTGGCGTTCTCTCGAGTAAGAACAAACTCCTCGTCACGCAAAAAGTGGAAGCAATCAAACAAATAAGTAAGCATTAGCTGTGCAATCCAGTGGCTTTTCTATGGAAACGGGAGCTATGTAATGCTAAGCGTGTGGCTCATCTTTGGCTTGTCCCAATCTCCAATTGATAACGGAACGGAAAAGAGATCAGCTTGAGGTGTGAGGGGCCTGGGTGTGACGACGAGCTAGCACGCGCACGCATCGGTATCTCGAATTCTCGATCCATATAGTCGTCCACACCAGACAGACATCACCTCCATGCCAAAAGCCAAAAGTTGATAACGATGATTTTTGGAAGGAAAATAAAGCCGGGCTTGTGGTGGCTGCATGCAGATGGAACTCTCTCTGTCGAGGAGAGATGAATCCACGGCTAAATCCTTtcccaaaaagaaaagaaaagagatcCAAGAGAAATCATTCAATTCGGAAGAACTAATCGGGCGCTCAAGCTCAGCCGAGGAAGAATGGATTCTCCGCCGCATGGGACGGGATTAATTAATGGTTCCTCGCAACTCAGGAACAATGTACCTTCGGCTGGGCTCAATCAAGAACGTAACGCGAATTTCCAAACAAAAAAGCAAAGCAACGCCGTGGAACGAAGCAGATCGAGGAGACGAGATAAGGGAGGCGGCTGCGATAGGATATATACCTTGCGGTAGGTGGTGCCGTCTGGCTCGACGGTCCACCCGGCCTCGTCGGCGAGCGCCTTGAGCACCTCGTTGTTGTCGCAGTGCTTGGGGAGGGTGTAGTTGCCCTGGGAGCGCAGGCCGGAGAAGATCTTGGCGGcgatggcgcggcggcggcgctcgcggcgGCGGTTGTTCTCGCGCTCCCTCCAGGTCGGCACCCTCGACGGCGCGCCGCCCATGCCACCGCTGCCTCCCCCGAGCATCATTCTCTTGCACAGCGAGCAGGGGGTGGCGACTTTGCTGGCGAGGTGTTTGCTGTAGGGTCGACGACTATGCGCGGAGGTGACGGCCCGCTTAAATACACCGCCGGCAGCGGCGCTTTTACGTCTCTGCCCCCGCGGGTGGTGGCGTATCCAGGCGAAGGGGGTCAGGGGCAGGAATGGTATCTTGCTCGGCGGAGGGCGGTAATAATTGGCTTCCAAAGAATGGAAGCTGGCCTGGCCGGCGTGTGCCACAGTAAATTCCAGACACGATTCGATCGATCGCGGATCGCCCCGCGAGGCCGCCGGAATATTTGGTGGGCCCTGGTTGTCAGTTGCAGTGCCAGTGGTCAAACAGTCTGAGCCATGGATGGGTTCGGACGTGATACGGTATGATTACATTTTGGTATACGGGCTGGTCAGAGTGTCAATGATAGCGTGGAAATGGACGACCGGACCGGGGTGGCAAATGTTCCTGCTGGGATGGTTTTTTTTGGATCACGGTTCGGCTGGGTTTGTGGCACCGGTTTAGCCATGGAGTTGCCGTGGTGCACACTTTTATGTGGCAATGAATTGTTTGGATCGTGTGATGTACTACATGTGTGGTATGTATGTTTCTAACCAAAATGGCTACGGCCGTATAAACCGTAACAACGGTGCAAATAACGTGTGTCGGTAGGTCAACGAGGATTCATTGGGAGCATCCTGACTATGTTTTTAACCTCCTAGTTAGTTTGAAGGATTTATATTACCTTTACCACACGGTTGCATGAGGGAGCGTTACACGTGCGCTACAGCCATACGTTGCGGTTGAATTAAGTACATGCTGCGGTGGTGTAACCGTGAAGTTTCCATGTGCGTGCACGTGATCTCAGTGAAAAATGGCGTTAGAGATTATTCCTATTTAGATGGGGGAGTTCTCGTTACCAAAAGGCGAATAAATACAAAGCACGTGATGCAAGATCGTAACTGCAATTGATTTGTCCGATCTCCACCGCCGGTTATCCGTTAGAAAAGCTAGTAAATGTggccacgcgttggggacaactgtCGTGTAGCCAATTATAGCTCATATTGGTGGATTAATATTAGCCCCTAAACATGTGACTGTAACGGTCTAATAAAATTTATTGGAGTTTCCACGTGCGTGAACCTGATGAGGCCGATATCTGACATTCAAGATTACTTCAATTGAGATGAAGGAGTTCTCATTGTTGAACGATAGATAGATCCAAAACCGCGTGACACAATATTGGAAATCACGTGTTGGTGGGTCGACAAGGATTCATTGGGAGCATCATGATTGTTCTTTTAACCGCCTAGTTAGTTTGAAGGATTTATATTACCTTTACCACACGGTTGCATGATGGATCGTTACGCGTGCGCTACAGCCATACGTTACGGTTGAATTAAGTACATGTTGCGGTGGTGTAATTGTGAAGTTTCCATGTACGTGCACGTGATGTCGTTGAAACTGGCGTTAGAGATTATTCCTATTTAGATGGGGGAGTTCTCGTTGCCAAAAGGAGAATAAATACAAAGCACGTGATGTAAGATCATAATTGCAATTGATTTGTCCGATCTCCACCGTCGGTTATTCATTAGAAAAGCTAGTCAATGTGGCCAAGCGTTGGGGACAACTGTCGTGTATTTGTCCGATCACCACCGTCGGTTATTCGTTAGAAAAGCTAGTAAATGTGGTCACACGCTAGGGACAACTATCGTGTATTTGTCCGATCTCCACCGTCGGTTATTAGTTAGAAAAGCTAGTAAATGTggccacgcgttggggacaactgtCTGTAGCCAATTACAGCTCAAATTGGTGGATTAGTATTGGCCCCTAAACATGTGACTATTATGATATAATTAAATTTATTGGAGTTTCCACGTGCGTGAACCTGATGAGACCGATAACTGACATTCAAGATTACTTCAACTTAGATGAAGGAGTTCCCATTGTTGAATGACAGATAGATCCAAATCCGTCATATTGGAATAACGTGTTGGTGGGTCGACGAGGATTCATTGGGAGCATCATGACTATGCTTTTAGACGCCTAGTTAGTTTGAAGGATTTATATTACCTTTACCACACGCTTGCATGACGGAGCATTACACGTGTGCTACAGCCATACGTTGCGATTGAATTAAGTGCATGTTCTGGTGGTGTAATCGTGAAGTTTCCATGTACGTGCACATGATGCTAGTGAAAACTTGCGTTAGAGATTATTCCTATTTAAACGGGGATTCCTCATTACTAAAAAGTCGAATAAATACAAAAGAATGTGACGTAAGATCATAATTGCAATTGATTTGTTCGATCTCCAACGTCGGCTATCCGTTAGTAAAGCTAGTAAATGTggccacgcgttggggacaattgTCGTGTAGCCAATTATAGCTCGTATATGTGGATTAATATTGGT includes the following:
- the LOC127321071 gene encoding uncharacterized protein; this translates as MAGAPPIDPPRPARGDAATCGSPVRWDEDDDGDGMVALAGLGLFDQEADDPPANTGTIIDPDTVTANDCSTDTTEGSAKKESGQYFYYGAPVHEHTGIWVPVSVPPMTEHDHEEWRRGLGCNGGYFPEEVFQWELDEETKEMTMWDVFSEMVVAAKDKAISVATCDLGRCGMSMVSNLFLQEAWKDMAQTLADANADIANELLETELTKWLPDSASSTCMLCGVRFHPIMCSRHHCRFCGGIFCNGCSKGRSLMPPKFKTSEPQRVCDVCGVRIESIQPYLMNQISRASQLPTHDVTDLSTLRSWLNFPWTHTMEHEIYKAANSLRSYSKVGRLKSEKAIPDTILKQAKGLAIITVVKVGMMVTYKVGTGLVVARRADGSWSPPSAISTCGIGYGAQAGGELADFIIVLRNTDAIRTFSGKAHLSVGAGVGASACHVGRVAEADFRAGDGGYAACYTYSCSKGAFVGCALNGSVVSTRDTENARFYGGLIKAPDILLGSMDRPPAAAALYKALSELFDRIGK
- the LOC127321060 gene encoding protein BZR1 homolog 3-like, giving the protein MMLGGGSGGMGGAPSRVPTWRERENNRRRERRRRAIAAKIFSGLRSQGNYTLPKHCDNNEVLKALADEAGWTVEPDGTTYRKGCKPLLAVRTGPPTPSPCSSQQVSPRASFRSSGSSHITLGGGGGSGSGGYFGGVDGGSLVPWLKNLSSGPSFASSSKYSYFDGGSMSAPVTSPSGSPPRMPLPQLSTGWGVYPVQAVPPRRYDYSMPNSARPSSPRVAPDPNWLSGFSISSTGPSSPAYNLIAHPPNPFGTATAPSTRVHTPALSGACSPVAEGDGPMGYSAAEGAFEFGSDEGLLNAWHGEHIEEEPDEDELELRLTLGRKKSRGAAAGAADNA